A genome region from Paramisgurnus dabryanus chromosome 12, PD_genome_1.1, whole genome shotgun sequence includes the following:
- the LOC135738172 gene encoding adhesion G-protein coupled receptor F1-like: protein MASKRQILKQILGLTVAILLTHVLEVATNDFQETSMGLQFSYIDEPRHHIRQRRADPFTDYMAEIEIHASDISVINELKIYLNELVQNHTVFNNVVLLSSNFTTVCSMLPGTTNYQCNCENQYFWPCDNCKKYGSCGSITNKECSCIKALPNNGKFCQPISEMTNATACQQTAITMSVEINEIFDTSLTNRADDNYKTKAQQIESTINKGFKSLSNYVNGSAKVTGFRSGSIIADYTINSISNTPDFTSANINVSGIPLVQNAFSLTEETMLFIRTDKIYPKQSVTLYCPQSVMGPIMWKVNEKDPDSTKYSISPDNSTLIVKGAEISHSGRYSCILQTNSLPYIQWQNIVIEQEPSIIVGDNEQVYPCEDKTVQLTCCVNGDYSVEWVLNGIVQTSGSGCIAVNHKIQKINCKEDNYTCQLKNLPQLLDYSYSKRSVTVKTSTEGGWKKTQDNCVVRAIKELRSRAQVLVVEDIPEFLEELSNKTYKYKKDIVESAATIQTIVEILTIVANISQNITINKPVIEDFLNIVEIITSDESKNTWTELNNGDMTKRNVSTNLLQAIETISSHLSDVDFSITKPSIQLIRNITDDNSTNIDVKSHLDNSTTGTEILIPNVPKSTAITIIVFTNLDNVLPTRNTSDNDKTTSENIINGDVVVVQVNQTIHNISFTFNIKNTSLKNPQSVFWNFSLDRWDSNGCEVKRSGNETVTYECNHTTSFSILMSPFAIDNLALAYITYIGVAISLASLILCLIIEAIVWKSVTRNDTAYMRHVSIVNVAVSLLIANICFIIGAAIADKEQPPSVGHCSPVVFFMHFFYLAVFFWMFITALLLLYRTVMVFSQMSKTNMMVIAFTVGYCAPLLIAVITVASTAGPENYISKENACWLNWDESKALLAFVVPALTIVAFNLVVLIVVLCKMVRRGVGALTNSNEKHTLVVIARCVAILTPIFGLTWGFGIGTMVSRESALHILFAILNSFQGFFVLVFGLLFDSKVRESLAGKLSLKNLSSSPTRSTNAGTSSTGGLGILRWLRRRNVYNLSDPSPATSANSST, encoded by the exons ATGGCCAGTAAAA GACAAATATTAAAGCAGATTTTAGGGCTTACCGTGGCTATCCTGCTTACCCATGTGTTAGAGGTGGCAACAAATGATTTCCAAGAAACAAGCATGGGTTTACAG ttTAGCTACATAGATGAACCACGGCATCACATAAGACAAAGACGAGCAG ACCCATTCACAGACTATATGGCTGAAATTGAGATACATGCATCAGACATCTCTGTGATCAATGAGCTGAAGATTTATTTGAATGAGCTTGTTCAAAATCATACCGTGTTTAACAATGTGGTATTGCTTAGTTCAAACTTCACAACAG TTTGCAGCATGTTACCAGGTACCACTAATTACCAGTGCAATTGTGAGAATCAGTATTTCTGGCCTTGTGacaactgtaaaaaatatgggaGTTGTGGCAGCATTACAAACAAAGAATGCAGCTGCATCAAAGCTTTACCAAATAACGGAAAGTTCTGTCAGCCAATCAGCGAGATGacaa ATGCAACAGCATGCCAGCAAACAG CGATTACAATGTCAGTGGAAATTAACGAAATCTTTGATACCAGTCTCACCAACCGTGCAGATGACAATTACAAAACTAAAGCTCAACAAATTGAGTCCACG ATTAACAAGGGTTTCAAATCTCTGTCTAACTATGTAAACGGTTCTGCAAAAGTCACTGGCTTCAG GTCTGGTAGTATTATAGCAGACTACACTATTAATTCAATATCCAACACCCCTGATTTTACATCAGCAAACATAAACGTTTCGGGCATCCCTTTAGTTCAGAATGCTTTTTCTTTAACTG AAGAAACAATGCTCTTCATCAGAACAGATAAAATATATCCTAAGCAAAGCGTAACACTTTACTGTCCACAATCTGTAATGGGACCGATAATGTGGAAAGTAAATGAGAAAGATCCCGACAGCACTAAATACTCCATAAGTCCAGACAATAGCACTCTAATTGTGAAAGGTGCTGAAATCAGTCATAGTG GCAGATACTCCTGCATCTTACAAACAAATTCTTTACCTTACATCCAGTGGCAAAATATTGTTATTGAACAAGAACCCAGTATCATAGTGGGTGATAATGAACAAGTTTATCCCTGTGAAGACAAAACTGTTCAACTCACATGCTGTGTTAATGGAGACTACAGTGTTGAATGGGTCCTGAATGGCATTGTGCAAACTTCAG GGTCAGGTTGTATCGCAGTAAATCATAAGATCCAAAAGATAAATTGTAAGGAAGATAACTATACATGTCAACTCAAGAATTTACCGCAATTACTTGATTACAGTTATAGCAAGAGGAGTGTCACAGTAAAGACAAGCACAGAAG GAGGATGGAAGAAAACACAGGACAACTGTGTAGTCAGAGCTATCAAAGAACTTAGATCCAGAGCTCAG GTCTTGGTTGTTGAGGACATTCCAGAATTTTTGGAAGAGCTCAGtaataaaacatataaatataaaaaggaTATAGTAGAGTCTGCTGCGACTATTCAAACAATTGTGGAGATTCTCACTATAGTTGCTAACATCTCACAAAACATTACTATCAATAAGCCTGTTATAGAG GATTTTCTTAACATAGTTGAGATTATTACATCAGATGAATCCAAAAACACATGGACAGAATTGAACAATGGTGACATGACAAAAAGAAATGTCAGCACTAATCTTCTGCAAGCTATTGAGACTATAAGCAGCCATCTCTCAGATGTCGACTTTTCTATAACAAAACCATCCATTCAGTTAATTAGAAATATAACTGATGATAACTCTACGAATATCGATGTAAAATCTCACCTGGATAACTCAACTACAGGTACTGAAATTCTGATACCAAATGTTCCTAAATCAACCGCCATAACCATAATCGTCTTCACAAATCTTGACAATGTTCTTCCAACTCGAAATACTTCTGATAATGACAAGACGACATCAGAAAACATCATCAATGGAGACGTGGTTGTTGTTCAGGTCAACCAAACAATtcataacatttcatttactttcAATATTAAGAATACATCATTGAAAAATCCTCAGAGTGTCTTTTGGAACTTTTCTCTGGATCGATGGGATTCCAATGGATGTGAAGTCAAGCGCTCAGGGAATGAAACAGTAACTTATGAATGCAACCACACCACCTCTTTTTCAATCCTAATGTCACCGTTTGCAATTGATAACCTTGCCTTAGCCTATATAACATACATTGGCGTAGCTATTTCATTAGCCAGCTTAATTCTGTGCCTCATCATTGAGGCGATCGTATGGAAGTCAGTGACACGAAATGACACAGCATACATGCGTCACGTTTCAATAGTCAACGTCGCTGTTTCGCTGCTGATCGCAAACATCTGTTTTATCATCGGAGCTGCAATTGCAGACAAGGAGCAGCCGCCCTCAGTGGGTCACTGCAGTCCAGTGGTTTTCTTCATGCACTTTTTTTACCTGGCTGTTTTCTTCTGGATGTTCATCACAGCACTTTTGCTTCTTTACCGCACCGTCATGGTCTTTTCTCAGATGTCAAAGACTAATATGATGGTCATTGCCTTCACTGTTGGTTATTGTGCACCTTTGCTCATAGCGGTTATTACTGTCGCATCCACAGCTGGACCAGAAAACTATATTTCAAAAGAAAATGCATGTTGGCTGAACTGGGATGAATCTAAGGCCCTGCTGGCATTTGTGGTTCCAGCTCTGACCATTGTTGCCTTTAACCTTGTGGTTTTGATTGTGGTCTTGTGTAAGATGGTCAGGAGAGGAGTTGGTGCTTTAACTAATTCAAATGAGAAACACACTCTTGTGGTCATTGCCCGATGTGTGGCCATTCTGACTCCTATCTTTGGTCTAACATGGGGATTTGGCATTGGAACCATGGTGTCACGTGAATCAGCCCTTCATATATTGTTTGCAATCCTCAATTCATTCCAG gGATTCTTTGTTTTGGTGTTTGGATTACTTTTTGACAGCAAG GTCCGTGAGTCACTGGCAGGAAAGCTGTCATTAAAGAACCTCAGTTCCAGTCCTACCAGG AGCACTAATGCTGGAACATCATCTACAGGTGGACTGGGTATCTTACGATGGCTGCGTAGGAGAA ATGTATACAACTTGTCTGATCCCAGCCCAGCTACCTCTGCTAACAGCTCTACATAA